In Paenibacillus sp. G2S3, a single window of DNA contains:
- the thiD gene encoding bifunctional hydroxymethylpyrimidine kinase/phosphomethylpyrimidine kinase: protein MMISKALTIAGSDSGGGAGIQADLKTFQELSVYGMSALTAVTAQNTLGVQGVYPLTLVAITQQLDSIGLDLKPDAVKTGMLFNSDIIRIVAEKIQQYGWRNLVVDPVMVAKGGSTLLQQEAVQSLINHLLPLALVTTPNIPEAEMITNRSINTIDDRKEAAKLIHAMGSNYVVLKGGHDTSTTAVVDLLYDGQAFIFMESRRVQTRHTHGTGCTYSAAVTAELAKGKSVPEAIHTAKTFIQAAIEDELGIGAGHGPTNHFAYKNRLRGMNLETNRQ from the coding sequence ATGATGATATCCAAAGCTTTAACCATAGCCGGCTCGGATAGCGGGGGTGGTGCTGGGATTCAGGCAGATCTAAAAACCTTTCAAGAGCTATCTGTATATGGCATGTCTGCACTTACAGCTGTGACAGCCCAGAACACACTAGGAGTTCAAGGAGTATATCCGTTGACACTAGTCGCTATTACTCAGCAGCTTGATTCCATTGGACTTGATCTGAAACCGGATGCTGTGAAGACCGGGATGCTTTTTAACAGTGACATCATACGTATCGTAGCAGAAAAGATCCAGCAATACGGCTGGCGTAATCTTGTAGTTGATCCTGTAATGGTTGCTAAAGGGGGTTCCACGCTGCTACAACAAGAAGCTGTTCAATCCTTAATCAATCATCTCCTCCCGCTAGCCTTAGTGACGACTCCCAATATTCCAGAGGCTGAAATGATTACAAACAGGAGCATCAATACAATAGACGATCGTAAAGAAGCTGCTAAACTCATTCATGCCATGGGTTCTAACTATGTAGTGCTAAAAGGTGGGCATGATACCTCAACTACGGCTGTTGTGGATCTCCTATATGATGGTCAAGCGTTCATCTTTATGGAGAGTCGACGAGTTCAGACAAGGCACACGCATGGTACAGGCTGTACTTATTCAGCAGCAGTTACCGCCGAGCTTGCCAAGGGGAAATCCGTTCCTGAAGCTATTCACACCGCTAAGACTTTTATACAAGCGGCGATTGAAGACGAGCTGGGCATTGGGGCAGGACATGGGCCTACAAATCATTTTGCTTACAAGAATAGATTGCGAGGGATGAACCTTGAAACGAATAGACAGTGA
- the asd gene encoding aspartate-semialdehyde dehydrogenase, whose protein sequence is MSRKLRAGIVGGTGMVGQRFIALLENHPWFEVTAIAASAKSAGKTYEESAKGRWKLSTPMPENVKNIMVQDASKVEEVAAGVDLIFCAVDMKKDEIKALEEAYARTGTPVISNNSAHRWTPDVPMVIPEINPEHLEVIAQQRKRLGTETGFIAVKPNCSIQSYVPALHALKAFNPSKVVVTTYQAISGAGKTFADWPEMLDNVIPYIGGEEEKSEQEPLRIWGSVQDEGIVKSEAPTITSQCIRVPVADGHMAAVFVSFEKKPSKEEILNLWKSFKGRPQELELPSAPKQFITYFEEENRPQTKLDRDIENGMGVSTGRLREDAIYDYKFVGLSHNTLRGAAGGAVLIAELLKAEGYIQPK, encoded by the coding sequence ATGTCAAGAAAGCTAAGAGCCGGCATAGTTGGCGGCACAGGTATGGTAGGACAACGTTTTATTGCCCTTCTAGAGAATCATCCTTGGTTTGAAGTAACTGCGATTGCTGCCAGTGCTAAATCTGCTGGGAAAACGTATGAAGAATCGGCCAAGGGCAGATGGAAGCTATCCACTCCAATGCCTGAGAACGTGAAGAATATTATGGTTCAAGATGCTTCTAAGGTAGAAGAAGTAGCTGCGGGCGTAGATCTGATCTTTTGCGCAGTAGACATGAAAAAAGATGAGATTAAAGCGCTCGAAGAAGCTTATGCTCGTACGGGTACTCCAGTAATCTCCAATAACTCAGCGCATCGCTGGACGCCTGACGTGCCTATGGTCATTCCTGAGATTAATCCAGAGCATCTTGAGGTTATTGCGCAGCAAAGAAAACGTCTCGGAACTGAGACTGGTTTCATTGCAGTTAAACCTAACTGCTCTATTCAAAGTTATGTGCCTGCGCTTCATGCACTCAAAGCATTTAACCCATCTAAGGTTGTTGTCACAACCTATCAAGCGATTTCTGGTGCAGGTAAGACTTTTGCTGACTGGCCTGAAATGCTGGATAACGTGATTCCTTACATCGGTGGCGAAGAAGAGAAGAGCGAGCAAGAGCCTTTGCGGATCTGGGGAAGTGTTCAAGACGAAGGTATCGTAAAAAGTGAAGCACCAACCATTACTTCGCAGTGTATCCGTGTGCCTGTAGCGGATGGACATATGGCTGCTGTATTTGTTTCTTTTGAGAAAAAGCCATCCAAAGAAGAAATTCTAAACCTTTGGAAGAGCTTCAAAGGACGTCCGCAAGAGCTTGAGTTGCCTAGCGCACCTAAACAGTTCATTACTTATTTCGAAGAGGAAAACCGTCCACAGACCAAACTAGATCGTGATATTGAGAACGGTATGGGCGTATCGACAGGCAGACTTCGGGAAGATGCCATCTATGATTACAAGTTCGTGGGTCTCTCCCATAACACCCTGCGCGGAGCAGCTGGCGGTGCTGTATTGATCGCTGAGCTTCTGAAAGCAGAAGGTTATATTCAGCCTAAATAA
- a CDS encoding amino acid ABC transporter substrate-binding protein: MRKLSLTILLALTVVLVAACGNNSNTDTSKNSSAGTNGGAASTAQNSLEAVKASGKLRIGTEGTYAPFTYHDASGKLTGFDVEIAEEVAKRLGVEPEFFETQWDGIFAGMDAKRFDVIFNEVSINEDRKVKYDFSEPYIVSKAVLIVSEDNNDIKTFADLKGKKAGQSLTSNLSDIARKNGAEIVATDGFNQAMDLLTSGRIDATVNDGLSYLDLKKQKPDVKIKVVDEIPEGSQSAAVFLKGNDELVKAVSDAIVEMKSDGTYLKISEKYFGADVSK, encoded by the coding sequence ATGAGAAAATTAAGTTTAACTATTCTGCTGGCATTAACCGTGGTGTTAGTAGCGGCATGCGGCAATAATTCGAATACCGATACTTCTAAGAACTCTTCAGCTGGAACTAATGGTGGTGCAGCATCTACAGCGCAAAATAGTCTGGAAGCTGTTAAAGCTAGCGGCAAATTGCGGATAGGAACAGAAGGGACCTACGCACCCTTTACTTATCATGACGCTTCGGGTAAACTGACCGGTTTTGACGTAGAAATTGCTGAGGAAGTAGCGAAGCGTCTCGGTGTTGAGCCTGAATTTTTTGAGACACAGTGGGATGGTATTTTTGCCGGGATGGATGCCAAGCGGTTTGATGTTATTTTTAACGAAGTATCCATTAATGAAGATCGTAAAGTGAAATATGATTTCTCTGAACCATATATCGTATCTAAAGCGGTATTGATTGTGAGTGAAGACAATAATGATATCAAGACCTTTGCAGATCTTAAGGGTAAAAAAGCCGGACAATCTCTAACCAGTAACCTGTCCGATATCGCCCGTAAGAACGGCGCTGAAATTGTAGCTACAGACGGCTTTAATCAAGCGATGGACCTACTGACCTCGGGTCGTATTGATGCGACTGTAAATGATGGCTTGTCTTATCTGGATCTGAAAAAACAGAAGCCTGATGTGAAAATTAAAGTGGTGGATGAGATTCCTGAAGGTTCGCAAAGCGCTGCTGTGTTCTTGAAAGGTAACGATGAGTTGGTAAAAGCAGTTAGTGATGCAATTGTTGAAATGAAGAGCGATGGCACGTACTTAAAGATTTCTGAGAAATACTTTGGTGCTGACGTTTCAAAATAA
- a CDS encoding ABC transporter permease, with translation MQPIPFKKHLDRYGPFILLVLFILVIWESAVRLHLIPAFILPAPSSIGIALIEHRQLLFGLHLLATLQEILVGFIFSVICGALLGTGMFLFRPLEKAIYPFLIISQTIPLIALSPIFIMWFGYTLWSKVAVVFLTAFFPVVVSTYDGLRTSGQAYKDLLLTFGANRWQLLVKTQIPLALPSFFSGLKLSIVYCVIGATIGEWLGGSKGLGYFSRRMAGNMQSAEMFAAVFLLSALGVVLFLMIALLEVIFFKKRGSNR, from the coding sequence ATGCAACCCATACCTTTTAAAAAACATCTAGACCGTTATGGCCCCTTCATTCTATTGGTGTTGTTTATTCTCGTGATCTGGGAGTCAGCTGTTCGTCTTCACTTGATTCCAGCCTTTATCCTCCCTGCACCTTCTTCAATAGGTATCGCATTGATCGAGCACAGACAATTATTATTTGGTCTGCATTTATTAGCGACATTGCAGGAAATATTGGTTGGTTTTATATTTTCGGTAATCTGTGGTGCGCTGCTGGGCACAGGGATGTTCTTATTTCGACCACTTGAAAAGGCTATCTATCCCTTCCTTATTATCAGTCAGACGATTCCGTTAATCGCACTATCCCCCATTTTTATTATGTGGTTCGGATATACGCTGTGGAGTAAAGTCGCTGTTGTGTTTCTAACTGCTTTTTTCCCAGTCGTAGTGAGTACATATGATGGTCTTCGTACAAGTGGTCAGGCATACAAGGACTTATTGTTAACATTCGGCGCAAACCGCTGGCAACTGCTTGTTAAAACCCAAATTCCGCTGGCGCTGCCCTCTTTTTTCTCAGGACTAAAGCTATCCATTGTGTACTGCGTGATTGGAGCAACCATCGGCGAATGGCTCGGCGGCAGCAAGGGACTCGGTTACTTTAGTCGAAGAATGGCTGGGAATATGCAAAGTGCTGAAATGTTCGCCGCAGTATTTCTTTTATCCGCACTCGGTGTAGTACTGTTTCTGATGATAGCTCTACTCGAAGTAATTTTTTTCAAGAAAAGAGGCTCTAACCGATGA
- a CDS encoding sensor histidine kinase, giving the protein MQKWHHIFHKSTGLSPYVWVVFYILPFYFIFRSSSTYQVVWGILMIAVFFVCYVLSFVSKGWLVYFWTSVQILVSITMTLLFGYMYFALFLAFFIGNIQNRVGFFTLYSIHLLTTIITINYELLSRNSVFISQLPFVLVSMIAVILLPISTYNRNNQGKLQDQLEDANKRISELVKIEERQRISRDLHDTLGQKLSLIGLKSDLAGKLIDSNPTQAKAEINDVRQTARSALKEVREMVTRMRGIRLEDELIHIQQFLAAAEIDFILEGNPKLTNTSLITENVLSMCIKEAVTNVVKHSGAKSCSILIKPSRTDLVIKVKDDGTGIPGNDLYFKGHGLQGMRERLEFVNGCMDIVRDGGTTIVIKVPNAFQHQKQEVIL; this is encoded by the coding sequence ATGCAAAAGTGGCATCATATCTTTCATAAAAGTACAGGTCTAAGCCCTTATGTGTGGGTCGTTTTTTACATTCTACCGTTTTATTTTATATTTCGCTCCTCCTCTACCTATCAAGTAGTTTGGGGAATCTTGATGATCGCTGTATTTTTTGTTTGTTATGTACTTTCTTTTGTTTCTAAGGGCTGGCTGGTTTATTTCTGGACGAGTGTTCAAATTTTAGTGTCTATAACGATGACGCTTTTGTTCGGATATATGTATTTTGCGCTTTTTTTAGCCTTTTTTATTGGAAACATACAGAATCGAGTAGGGTTCTTCACTCTGTACTCTATTCATCTGTTAACTACGATCATTACGATCAATTATGAGCTGCTTTCGCGTAACTCAGTGTTTATTAGTCAGCTCCCGTTCGTACTTGTAAGTATGATTGCAGTGATTCTACTTCCAATCAGTACGTACAACCGAAATAATCAAGGCAAGTTACAAGATCAATTGGAGGATGCGAATAAGCGAATCTCCGAACTCGTTAAGATTGAAGAACGTCAACGGATTTCGCGAGATCTTCATGATACATTAGGTCAGAAGCTTTCATTAATTGGTCTGAAGAGTGACCTGGCAGGAAAGCTAATTGACTCTAATCCTACACAAGCCAAAGCAGAGATTAATGATGTACGACAGACAGCGAGAAGTGCGCTGAAAGAGGTTCGGGAAATGGTTACGCGAATGCGCGGCATTCGGCTTGAAGATGAACTTATCCATATTCAGCAGTTTCTTGCTGCTGCTGAGATTGATTTTATTTTGGAGGGGAATCCGAAGCTAACCAATACCTCATTGATTACGGAAAATGTACTCAGCATGTGTATAAAGGAAGCTGTCACTAATGTTGTGAAGCACAGTGGGGCAAAGTCTTGCTCTATTTTGATTAAACCCTCTCGTACAGATCTAGTCATTAAAGTGAAAGATGATGGGACCGGGATTCCCGGGAATGATCTTTATTTTAAAGGTCACGGGCTGCAAGGCATGAGAGAGCGTCTTGAATTTGTAAATGGCTGTATGGATATCGTGAGAGATGGTGGTACTACGATCGTGATTAAAGTACCTAATGCATTCCAGCATCAGAAACAGGAGGTCATCCTATAA
- a CDS encoding DUF3934 family protein: protein MGAKSKGGGTGRGTGSKGWTRWNKTAKPVKPAKGAPTTGPGAKDASGSKGNNVKKSGSSK, encoded by the coding sequence ATGGGTGCAAAAAGTAAAGGTGGCGGCACGGGCAGAGGTACGGGGAGTAAGGGCTGGACACGCTGGAACAAAACAGCAAAACCAGTTAAACCTGCAAAAGGTGCTCCAACTACGGGTCCAGGCGCTAAAGATGCAAGTGGAAGCAAGGGCAATAACGTGAAAAAAAGCGGAAGCTCGAAATAG
- a CDS encoding pseudouridine synthase, giving the protein MRIDKYISETGFCSRRETKRLIAAGRIAVNGIVCDANILLEPEDIVWIDGEPITSSKGEPVYLALNKPIGITCTTAPNVAGNIIDFVGYPSRIFAIGRLDKHSEGLILLTNDGDIVNKMMRSENGHEKEYEVIVDKPITSAFIQAMSSGVDILGVTTKPCEVSRIAEYQFRIILTQGLNLQIRRMCKELGYRVLELERIRIMNITLDSLERGQWRHLSVEELSELMSRLK; this is encoded by the coding sequence TTGAGAATTGATAAATATATAAGTGAAACAGGCTTTTGTTCCAGAAGAGAAACGAAAAGACTTATTGCAGCAGGCCGAATCGCTGTTAATGGTATCGTCTGTGATGCGAATATTCTTTTAGAGCCAGAGGATATCGTATGGATTGATGGAGAGCCGATAACAAGCAGCAAAGGGGAGCCGGTATATCTCGCCCTTAATAAACCGATAGGTATTACCTGTACAACTGCCCCAAATGTAGCCGGGAATATTATAGATTTTGTAGGTTATCCCTCACGGATTTTTGCGATCGGCAGATTAGATAAACACTCGGAAGGCCTCATTTTGTTAACTAACGATGGAGATATTGTAAACAAAATGATGCGTTCCGAAAATGGGCATGAAAAAGAATATGAAGTTATTGTAGACAAGCCGATAACGTCAGCGTTCATACAGGCAATGTCTAGTGGTGTGGATATTCTTGGCGTCACAACAAAACCTTGTGAGGTCTCTCGGATCGCAGAATATCAGTTTAGAATTATCCTAACTCAAGGCCTTAATCTGCAAATACGCAGAATGTGCAAAGAGTTAGGATATAGAGTACTAGAGCTAGAGCGTATAAGAATCATGAATATTACACTTGATAGTTTGGAGAGAGGACAATGGCGGCATTTGAGCGTTGAAGAGCTGAGTGAGCTTATGTCTCGCTTAAAATAA
- the thiE gene encoding thiamine phosphate synthase: protein MKRIDSDQLRELLKVYFIMGSVNCLKSPAKVLKEAVAGGITMFQFREKGTGALTAQVRFNLGRRLQKICRENGVPFIVNDDIDLAIALDADGIHVGQDDTPALAIRQLLGEDKIVGVSAHSLAEAQQAIADGADYLGIGPIYPTSSKEDAQAVRGTSVIEEIRNCGITIPLVGIGGITVHNAAPVLAAGADGISVISAIAGAEDITLAARGFVHEVILSET, encoded by the coding sequence TTGAAACGAATAGACAGTGATCAACTACGGGAATTATTAAAAGTCTATTTCATTATGGGCAGCGTGAATTGCCTTAAATCCCCAGCCAAGGTATTAAAAGAAGCCGTCGCTGGAGGCATAACGATGTTCCAATTTCGTGAAAAAGGAACGGGGGCATTAACTGCCCAAGTTAGATTTAATTTAGGGAGACGGCTCCAAAAGATATGCCGTGAAAACGGAGTACCTTTTATCGTTAATGACGATATTGATTTGGCAATCGCCCTTGATGCGGATGGCATTCATGTAGGACAAGATGACACTCCCGCGCTGGCGATTAGGCAGCTGCTTGGGGAAGATAAGATCGTTGGTGTATCCGCTCATTCGCTCGCCGAAGCTCAGCAGGCGATTGCGGATGGAGCCGATTATCTAGGCATTGGACCTATTTATCCTACCTCTTCCAAGGAGGACGCCCAAGCTGTTCGAGGTACATCAGTTATTGAGGAAATACGAAACTGCGGCATTACGATTCCTTTGGTCGGCATAGGAGGAATTACGGTACACAATGCAGCGCCTGTATTAGCTGCAGGTGCGGACGGTATCTCCGTGATCTCAGCTATTGCGGGTGCTGAAGACATCACCTTGGCAGCCAGAGGATTTGTTCACGAAGTTATTTTAAGCGAGACATAA
- the thiM gene encoding hydroxyethylthiazole kinase — translation MSYLSKVRQSNPLVHNITNIVVANFSANGLLALGASPFMADAHEEVVDIAAFSGAVVLNIGTLNDYAIQSMVLAGQSANKHGVPLVLDPVGAGATSFRTTVTQKLVSEMQITALRGNVAEVANVIGESWSIKGVDAGEGEGDVVILAETAARKLGCVVIITGKDDVISNGDNTYIASNGHPILTKVTGTGCLLSAVVGAFLAVSEGASLEAAVEALSFYGVAAEIAAELTFDQGPGSFQIEFLNQLSLVTPETYKEKSIIKQLR, via the coding sequence ATGAGTTATCTATCCAAAGTCCGGCAATCCAATCCACTGGTCCACAATATCACCAATATCGTCGTAGCTAATTTTTCTGCCAACGGTCTTTTGGCACTTGGTGCCTCCCCTTTTATGGCAGATGCTCACGAAGAAGTTGTAGATATCGCCGCATTTTCGGGTGCAGTAGTTCTAAATATTGGCACACTGAATGACTACGCCATTCAATCCATGGTGCTCGCGGGACAATCTGCAAATAAGCACGGCGTTCCCTTAGTTCTTGATCCAGTGGGTGCGGGAGCAACTTCTTTTCGAACAACTGTGACTCAAAAGCTAGTGAGTGAGATGCAAATTACCGCTCTGCGTGGCAATGTAGCGGAAGTTGCCAATGTCATTGGTGAGAGCTGGTCTATTAAAGGGGTGGACGCAGGCGAGGGGGAAGGCGATGTAGTCATCTTGGCTGAGACTGCCGCGCGGAAGTTAGGTTGTGTAGTTATCATCACCGGAAAAGACGATGTGATCAGCAATGGAGATAACACCTACATTGCCAGCAACGGTCACCCTATTCTAACGAAAGTAACTGGAACCGGATGTCTGCTTAGTGCAGTAGTCGGGGCATTTCTAGCGGTAAGTGAAGGAGCGTCTCTTGAGGCCGCAGTGGAAGCTCTCTCCTTCTACGGAGTAGCTGCTGAAATCGCTGCTGAGCTAACATTTGATCAAGGGCCGGGGAGCTTTCAAATCGAGTTCCTAAATCAATTGAGCTTGGTCACACCTGAAACCTATAAAGAGAAATCAATAATCAAGCAGCTTAGATAA
- a CDS encoding ABC transporter ATP-binding protein, whose translation MDISQGEFVSVIGASGCGKSTLFKTIAGLLEPTHGKIMIPSSPSASNRLGQIAYMPQQDLLLPWRTVLDNCLLPWEIKPRSNKQQTISHIREMLSRFGLADVEKAYPHELSGGMKQRVAFLRTLVAGAGGRLILLDEPFGALDAMTKREMHRWLLELWDELSQTVMLITHDLEEALLLSDRIYLLSGGVHSELQEIIVDLPRPRHYKMNYELRFIALREELERRMYATHTF comes from the coding sequence ATGGATATCAGTCAAGGAGAGTTTGTCTCTGTCATTGGGGCTAGCGGATGCGGAAAAAGTACGCTTTTCAAAACCATAGCAGGCTTGCTCGAACCGACTCACGGGAAAATAATGATTCCTTCCAGCCCATCAGCATCAAATCGCTTAGGTCAGATCGCTTACATGCCGCAGCAGGATTTGCTGCTGCCGTGGAGAACAGTGCTCGACAACTGTCTTTTGCCTTGGGAAATCAAGCCAAGGTCCAATAAACAACAGACCATCTCTCATATTCGTGAAATGCTATCACGCTTCGGTTTAGCCGATGTAGAGAAGGCATATCCTCATGAGCTATCGGGTGGCATGAAGCAGCGGGTCGCATTTCTGCGAACACTAGTGGCTGGCGCCGGCGGCCGTCTTATACTGCTAGATGAGCCATTTGGAGCGCTCGACGCTATGACCAAACGAGAGATGCACCGTTGGCTTTTAGAGCTTTGGGATGAACTGAGTCAAACGGTGATGCTCATCACCCATGATCTGGAGGAGGCGCTATTGCTAAGCGATCGAATTTATTTATTGTCTGGAGGCGTGCATAGCGAATTACAGGAGATTATTGTTGATTTACCAAGGCCAAGACATTACAAGATGAACTATGAACTCCGGTTTATAGCCTTGCGTGAAGAGTTGGAGCGGAGAATGTATGCAACCCATACCTTTTAA
- a CDS encoding response regulator transcription factor — protein sequence MIKIVIAEDQRMLLGALASLLDLEEDMKVVGRASNGEEAVALVQQLKPDICIMDIEMPAMSGLDAAEALKNSGCKTMILTTFARAGYFERALKAGVHAYLLKDSPSEELALSIRNVMAGRRMYAPELMDEAYSGEVNPLTQREKEVLGLIADGKNTKEIASELYITTGTVRNYISVILDKLDVGNRIEAITRFKEKGWFK from the coding sequence ATGATTAAAATTGTAATCGCTGAGGATCAACGAATGCTCCTCGGGGCTCTGGCTTCTTTGCTCGATTTAGAAGAGGATATGAAGGTCGTGGGCCGAGCAAGTAATGGGGAAGAAGCTGTTGCGTTGGTTCAGCAGCTTAAACCAGATATTTGTATTATGGATATTGAGATGCCGGCGATGAGTGGTCTCGACGCTGCAGAGGCGCTGAAGAATAGCGGCTGCAAAACAATGATCTTAACGACCTTTGCTCGGGCGGGATATTTCGAACGTGCGCTGAAGGCGGGTGTTCATGCCTATTTACTGAAGGACAGTCCTAGTGAAGAGCTGGCACTTTCAATCCGGAATGTAATGGCAGGCAGACGTATGTATGCACCGGAGCTGATGGATGAAGCCTACAGCGGTGAAGTGAATCCGTTGACGCAGCGGGAGAAGGAAGTGCTCGGACTGATCGCCGATGGCAAAAATACGAAAGAAATTGCCAGTGAACTGTACATTACCACGGGTACGGTACGGAATTACATCTCTGTTATCCTCGATAAGCTGGATGTGGGTAATCGGATTGAAGCGATCACTCGATTTAAGGAAAAAGGCTGGTTTAAATGA
- a CDS encoding fatty acid desaturase — protein sequence MTTKQTSQLSSLKKSVAPYEKNDRNASIRQLINTLGPLVLLWGGAYFSLSVSYWLTLLLAIPAAGFVIRTFIIFHDCTHGSFFKNRRANDIIGTITGVLTLVPYRQWKHSHSIHHASSSNLDKRGIGDIWIMTVDEYEAASFWKRLYYRIYRNPIVMFGLGPIAVFMIQYRFNAKGARRKERMNTYLTNVSIAALYGLLIWAIGWQAFIMVQLPIAFVSGFLGIWLFYVQHQFEDSYFENESEWSYVMAAVEGSSYYKLPKLLQWITGNIGFHHVHHLSPKVPNYNLEKAHNATPPLQKATTITLSTSLKALHFRLWDEENKCFISFKEVKSRLSKPKVAGEVLQVHKTRLQGE from the coding sequence ATGACTACAAAACAGACATCACAGCTCTCCAGTCTTAAAAAGAGTGTAGCCCCTTACGAAAAAAACGACCGCAACGCGAGCATAAGACAGCTCATTAATACTTTAGGGCCACTTGTGCTGTTATGGGGCGGAGCTTATTTCTCTTTATCCGTTTCCTACTGGCTCACCCTTTTGTTGGCCATTCCTGCAGCAGGATTTGTAATCCGAACTTTTATTATTTTCCATGATTGTACGCATGGATCGTTCTTTAAGAATCGCAGAGCGAATGACATTATCGGAACGATCACAGGTGTATTAACGCTTGTTCCTTATCGGCAGTGGAAGCATAGTCATTCCATTCATCACGCCAGCTCCAGTAACCTCGATAAAAGAGGGATTGGCGATATATGGATTATGACTGTTGACGAATATGAAGCAGCTTCATTCTGGAAACGTCTGTATTACCGGATTTACCGTAATCCAATCGTGATGTTCGGTTTAGGACCCATTGCTGTTTTTATGATTCAGTATCGGTTTAATGCTAAAGGCGCTAGACGTAAAGAGCGCATGAATACCTATTTAACAAATGTATCTATCGCAGCTCTCTATGGTTTGCTTATTTGGGCGATCGGCTGGCAAGCCTTTATCATGGTGCAATTGCCTATAGCTTTTGTATCCGGTTTTCTCGGAATATGGTTGTTCTATGTTCAGCATCAGTTCGAGGATTCCTACTTCGAGAATGAATCGGAGTGGAGTTATGTTATGGCTGCAGTAGAGGGAAGTTCATATTACAAGCTGCCTAAGCTATTGCAATGGATCACAGGGAACATCGGGTTCCACCATGTCCATCATTTAAGTCCGAAGGTACCCAACTATAATTTAGAAAAAGCACATAATGCTACGCCACCATTGCAAAAGGCGACGACTATAACGCTTAGCACTAGCCTAAAGGCTCTACACTTCCGTCTTTGGGATGAGGAGAATAAGTGCTTCATCAGCTTTAAAGAGGTAAAGTCGAGACTAAGCAAACCTAAGGTAGCGGGAGAAGTTCTGCAAGTTCATAAGACTAGACTCCAAGGAGAATAA
- a CDS encoding ABC transporter substrate-binding protein encodes MNHLKSQIKWVFPMFLICSVLILSSCGKASNISNPSADSSNNENKQTHKLTIMLDWYPNAVHSFLYAAEQNGYFKDEGLDVEIQMPADSNDALKLVAVNQVDLALSYQPQVLMARSENIPVRSIAAIVRHPLNHLMVPQAGDIHSPKDLTGKQIGYSSIPLYEAMIRTMIQNDGGDPNTSKLIDVGFDLIPAIATKQVDAIMGGFINHEQLILEKEGHPVLSFNPTDYGVPDYYELVLVASDQGVQNSESYFKKFLNAITKGQKFVEENPEKALNLLLAHEDATSPLDKQIEEKSLEILLPLMNAGDKDFGYQEPASWEKVRQWLSDNNLLSTDIKAKDAFINL; translated from the coding sequence ATGAATCATTTAAAATCCCAAATAAAATGGGTTTTTCCCATGTTTCTCATCTGTTCTGTCTTAATCTTAAGCAGCTGCGGAAAAGCATCCAACATAAGTAATCCTTCTGCTGATTCTTCTAATAACGAAAATAAGCAAACCCACAAGCTGACGATTATGCTCGACTGGTATCCCAATGCCGTTCATTCTTTTTTATATGCTGCTGAGCAAAATGGCTATTTCAAAGATGAAGGTCTGGACGTAGAGATCCAAATGCCCGCCGACAGCAATGATGCACTGAAACTTGTGGCAGTGAATCAAGTCGATTTAGCGCTTAGTTATCAACCTCAGGTGCTCATGGCACGCAGTGAGAACATTCCAGTACGTTCAATTGCAGCGATTGTGAGACATCCGCTTAATCATTTAATGGTACCTCAGGCCGGGGATATCCATAGTCCCAAAGACCTCACAGGTAAACAGATTGGGTACTCTTCCATCCCTCTTTACGAAGCCATGATTCGTACGATGATCCAAAACGATGGGGGTGACCCAAATACCAGCAAATTAATAGACGTAGGCTTTGACCTTATTCCGGCGATTGCGACCAAGCAAGTGGATGCCATTATGGGTGGATTCATTAACCACGAACAATTAATCCTGGAAAAAGAAGGTCATCCCGTCCTCTCGTTCAATCCCACCGATTACGGAGTCCCTGATTATTACGAGCTAGTACTTGTCGCCAGCGATCAGGGAGTACAAAATTCTGAGTCCTACTTCAAAAAATTTCTCAACGCCATTACTAAAGGACAGAAATTCGTAGAAGAGAATCCGGAAAAAGCGTTAAATTTGCTGCTTGCACACGAAGATGCGACCTCTCCACTCGATAAGCAAATTGAGGAGAAAAGTCTGGAAATTCTACTTCCGCTAATGAATGCGGGTGACAAAGATTTTGGATATCAAGAGCCCGCGTCTTGGGAGAAGGTACGACAGTGGCTATCCGACAATAACTTACTGTCTACTGACATCAAAGCTAAGGATGCTTTTATCAATCTTTAA